Genomic window (Chryseobacterium sp. H1D6B):
AATGGAATGCCAATCAAAAGCTAAAAGAATACAGTGAAGGAAAGTACAGAGACAAAAGAGACGAGCGTTATCAATTAGCAATGCGTATTGCCACCGAACTCAAGCTCAATGAGATTTTCAGCATAGATGCATCGTCTGTTTGGAATGATCTTGAAAAAAGATTTGGTAAACAAGACTCAACTTATTTTAATGCGCTTAGTCAGGACTACGATTTTCAGAGTAATGATGCGGTATCTAATCAATACACTGCTTTTTTTAAAAATGCAGAACCTAAAAACTTTAAATCTCTTCTGGAAAGCTTCAAATACATGAACAGCAAAGAATTCCATCAGTATGAATACGGAGCTTATCTTACCGGAGATTTCAAACTAAGAGAGCATGATGGCGCAGATATGCTTTCGTTGTTCTGGTATAACAGAAACTTGAGAATGTTCCGTAATATTCAAAGTATTCCCCACACTTCTGAAGATAGAATACTCGTCATCGCAGGAAATGGCCACGCTTCAGTTTTAAGACAATTATTCACCTCTTCTCCTGAATACGAATTTGTAGAATTTTCTTCATTAAATGATAAAAACAAACAGTAAAAAGGTATACTTGAGCGGATATTAAGCTTTTTTGTAACAATTCTTTGTTTTATGCGTCTAACAAAGTAGCAGTAAAAAAAATTATGAAAAAATCTATATTCGCTTTATCACTTTTAGCCTCTATAGCCTCTTATGCTCAGGAAAAACCAAACAGCCAGGTAAAAGAAAAGCAGATAGAAGGCGTTGTCATCACCAAAACTAA
Coding sequences:
- a CDS encoding DUF5694 domain-containing protein, translated to MKTLIYSLLVCFSTFITAQKRPSDFFNNPKTKVLIVGSFHFDYPNLDAHKTEKSEQVDVLEPKTAKEVTELVEYIKKFKPTKIAIEAWPKWNANQKLKEYSEGKYRDKRDERYQLAMRIATELKLNEIFSIDASSVWNDLEKRFGKQDSTYFNALSQDYDFQSNDAVSNQYTAFFKNAEPKNFKSLLESFKYMNSKEFHQYEYGAYLTGDFKLREHDGADMLSLFWYNRNLRMFRNIQSIPHTSEDRILVIAGNGHASVLRQLFTSSPEYEFVEFSSLNDKNKQ